A part of Nilaparvata lugens isolate BPH unplaced genomic scaffold, ASM1435652v1 scaffold9257, whole genome shotgun sequence genomic DNA contains:
- the LOC120349306 gene encoding oocyte zinc finger protein XlCOF20-like, with the protein MRTHTKEKPFQCTVCTKRFSVSSNLTCHMRTHTKEKPFQCTVCNKRFSESGHLTVHMRTHTKEKPFQCTVCTKRFSVSGSLTKHMHTHTKEKPFQCTVCTKRFSESGHLTVHMRTHTKEKPFQCTVCTKRFSVSSSLTVHMRTHTKERPFQ; encoded by the coding sequence ATGCGTACAcacaccaaagagaagccattccagtgtacagtctgcACCAAAAGGTTCTCTGTTTCTAGTAATTTGACATGTCATATGCGTACccacaccaaagagaagccaTTTCAGTGTACAGTCTGCAACAAAAGGTTCTCTGAGTCTGGTCATTTAACTGTTCATATGCGTACccacaccaaagagaagccaTTTCAGTGTACAGTTTGCACCAAAAGGTTCTCTGTGTCTGGTTCCTTGACTAAGCATATGCATACAcacaccaaagagaagcctttccagtgtacagtctgcACCAAAAGGTTCTCTGAGTCTGGTCATTTAACTGTTCATATGCGTACccacaccaaagagaagcctttTCAGTGTACAGTCTGCACCAAAAGGTTCTCTGTTTCTAGTAGTTTGACAGTTCACATGCGTACTCACACCAAAGAGAGACCATTCCAGTGA